AGCTCGGCCTGGACATCGCGCAGACCAAGCGGGAGAACCCGCAGGCCATCGGCGTCATCCTCGGCGGGCACGGCATCACGGCCTGGGGCGACACCTCGGCCGAGTGCGAGGCGAACTCGATCGAGATCATCCGCACCGCCGAGCAGTTCCTGGCCGAGCGCGGCAAGCCGGAGCCGTTCGGCGCCGTCGTACCGGGGTTCGAGGCGTTGCCGGACGAGGAGCGACGGCGGCGGGCCGCAGCGCTCGCGCCGGTGATCCGCGGGCTCGCGTCGACGGACAACCCGCAGGTCGGGCACTTCAACGACGCGGACGTCGTGCTGGAGTTCACCGCCCGCGAGAAGCTCGGCGAGCTGGCCGCGCTCGGGACGTCATGCCCGGACCACTTCCTCCGGACGAAGGTGCGGCCGCTGGTGCTCGACCTGCCGCCGAGCGCTCCGCTGGAGGAGGCGGTGACTCGGCTCAAGGAGCTGCACCTGCAGTACCGCGAGGACTACGCGGCCTACTACGACCGGCACAAGGAGCCGGACAGCCCGCCGATGCGCGGTGCCGATCCCGCGATCGTGCTGGTGCCGGGGGTCGGCATGTTCAGCTTCGGCAAGGACAAGCAGACCGCCCGGGTCGCCGGCGAGTTCTACGTCAACGCGATCAACGTGATGCGCGGGGCCGAGGCGGTCTCGACGTACGCGCCGATCGACGAGCGCGAGAAGTTCCGCATCGAGTACTGGGCCCTCGAGGAGGCGAAGCTGCAGCGGATGCCGAAGCCGAAGCCGCTCGCCACCCGGGTCGCGTTCGTCACCGGCGGTGGATCGGGCATCGGCAAGGCGATCGCGCTGCGGCTCGCGGCCGAAGGCGCGTGCGTGGTGGTTGCCGACCTCGACACCGCCTCAGCAGAGGCCGTCGCCAAGGAGATCGGTACGACGGACAAGGCGATCGCTGTCGGCGCCGACGTGTCGAACGAGGCCGCGGTCGCGGCGGCGTTCGAGCAGGCGGTGCTGGCGTTCGGCGGTGTCGACCTGATCGTCAACAACGCGGGCCTGTCGATCTCGAAGCCGCTGCTGGAAACCACCGAGCACG
The Kribbella italica DNA segment above includes these coding regions:
- a CDS encoding bifunctional aldolase/short-chain dehydrogenase, with product MTVSETATELVARSNRLGADPRNTNYAGGNTSAKGTATDPVTQQPVDLVWVKGSGGDLGTLTAAGLAVLRIDRLNALVDVYPGVDREDEMVAAFDYCLHGKGGAAPSIDTAMHGLVDAPHVDHLHPDSGIALATAADGEKLTAECFGERVVWVPWRRPGFQLGLDIAQTKRENPQAIGVILGGHGITAWGDTSAECEANSIEIIRTAEQFLAERGKPEPFGAVVPGFEALPDEERRRRAAALAPVIRGLASTDNPQVGHFNDADVVLEFTAREKLGELAALGTSCPDHFLRTKVRPLVLDLPPSAPLEEAVTRLKELHLQYREDYAAYYDRHKEPDSPPMRGADPAIVLVPGVGMFSFGKDKQTARVAGEFYVNAINVMRGAEAVSTYAPIDEREKFRIEYWALEEAKLQRMPKPKPLATRVAFVTGGGSGIGKAIALRLAAEGACVVVADLDTASAEAVAKEIGTTDKAIAVGADVSNEAAVAAAFEQAVLAFGGVDLIVNNAGLSISKPLLETTEHDWDLQHDVMAKGSFLVSKVAAKVLIDQGIGGDIVYISSKNAVFAGPNNVAYGAAKADQAHQVRLLAAELGEYGIRVNGINPDGVVRGSGIFAKGWGAKRAAVYGVPESELGAFYAQRTLLKREVLPEHVAAGVFALTAGDLSHTTGLHVPVDAGVAAAFLR